In the Flavisolibacter tropicus genome, one interval contains:
- a CDS encoding serine hydrolase, which translates to MRKFFFVAVSLISTLGGHAQALSNQQIDALVQRVQKTFDVPGIAVAVVKDGKVVHAKGYGFRSLQTQAPTDENTLFGIASNTKAFTTAALGILIDEGKLHWDDKVVKYIPEFQLYDPWVTKEFTIRDLLTHRSGMGLGAGDLMFFPDSSDFTQKDVIYNLRFLKPVSSFRTKYDYDNNLYIVAGEVVSRVSGQSWEEFVEKRILQPLGMTHSATDFARLKDKSNVTDAHAPVDGQVQVIARHNGKADHPAGAIYSSVADLSKWVMLQLSHGKYGEALDKQLFSETVHEEMWSPQTILPVYSPGRYNTHFLTYGLGFFINDVKGYKQLSHTGGLEGMVSQITMLPELNLGIIVLTNQQEGGAFSSITNQIKDGYLNMPAFDWVALLSDNRKKSLESAKQLTDSIWNEITMVQKQKTTKTNISPYMGTYRDQWFGDVVISVKEGKPWFQSKRSPKLTGELFPYKDHMFIVKWNDRSMDADAFVAFSMDGSGKAKGITMKPVSPLTDFSYDFQDLDLKRIK; encoded by the coding sequence ATGAGGAAATTTTTTTTCGTTGCTGTATCTCTTATTTCTACACTGGGTGGTCATGCCCAGGCACTCTCTAACCAACAGATAGATGCGTTAGTACAACGAGTTCAAAAAACCTTTGATGTACCAGGAATTGCTGTAGCCGTTGTGAAAGATGGAAAGGTGGTGCATGCTAAAGGATATGGATTCCGTTCGCTCCAGACTCAAGCGCCTACAGATGAAAACACCCTGTTTGGTATTGCCTCCAATACCAAGGCCTTTACCACCGCGGCACTGGGCATTTTAATTGACGAAGGCAAACTGCACTGGGATGATAAGGTGGTCAAATACATTCCCGAATTCCAACTCTATGATCCGTGGGTGACAAAAGAATTTACGATCCGTGATCTATTAACGCACCGGAGCGGAATGGGACTAGGTGCTGGCGACCTGATGTTTTTCCCTGACTCTTCCGATTTTACACAGAAAGATGTGATCTACAATCTTCGGTTTTTAAAACCTGTTTCCAGCTTCCGGACCAAGTATGATTACGACAACAATCTTTACATTGTTGCCGGGGAAGTGGTGTCAAGGGTAAGCGGGCAGAGCTGGGAAGAGTTTGTTGAAAAGCGTATCCTGCAACCATTAGGAATGACACATAGTGCAACTGATTTTGCCCGGCTAAAGGACAAGTCAAATGTGACTGATGCACATGCGCCGGTAGATGGTCAGGTGCAGGTAATAGCAAGACACAATGGCAAGGCCGACCATCCTGCTGGTGCTATCTATAGCTCGGTTGCTGATTTAAGCAAATGGGTGATGCTGCAGTTGTCGCATGGTAAATACGGAGAAGCATTGGATAAGCAATTGTTTTCGGAAACGGTGCACGAAGAAATGTGGTCGCCGCAAACCATCCTGCCAGTGTATTCGCCCGGCCGATACAACACACATTTCCTTACCTATGGATTGGGCTTTTTTATAAACGATGTGAAAGGTTACAAACAATTAAGCCATACGGGTGGACTGGAAGGAATGGTATCTCAGATCACCATGTTGCCAGAGTTAAACCTAGGCATTATTGTGTTGACCAACCAACAGGAGGGTGGCGCTTTTTCCTCCATAACCAACCAGATAAAAGATGGTTATTTGAACATGCCGGCATTTGATTGGGTAGCCCTGCTTTCAGACAACAGAAAGAAATCATTGGAGAGTGCAAAGCAATTGACGGATTCCATTTGGAATGAAATTACCATGGTGCAAAAACAAAAAACAACCAAAACAAACATTAGTCCTTATATGGGTACGTACCGCGACCAATGGTTTGGTGATGTAGTAATTTCTGTAAAAGAGGGAAAGCCCTGGTTTCAGTCAAAACGCTCACCTAAGCTTACAGGCGAACTCTTCCCTTATAAAGACCATATGTTTATTGTAAAATGGAATGACCGCAGCATGGATGCCGATGCCTTTGTGGCCTTTTCTATGGATGGTAGTGGTAAAGCAAAAGGCATAACCATGAAGCCGGTTTCACCGCTTACTGATTTCAGTTATGACTTTCAGGATTTGGATTTGAAAAGAATAAAATAA
- a CDS encoding S41 family peptidase, with the protein MTAKKLVQTFFLFSLALTSSLGYAQGTRLLRQPSLSATEVAFAYGGDIWVASKAGGDARRITSTPAVETTPCFSPDGKWIAFSSNRSGVAQVYVVPAQGGSPTRLTWYPSAATVRGWTPDGKNILYASGRENAPTPYNRLWTVPVTGGPSVMLPAPWGFDGHYSPDGRQLIVDRMSRWDVEFRHYRGGQNTALQVLDLKTLKEQSVPTEGSTDIQPLWLNQDIYFLSDRDFIMNVWAYNPSTAAIRQVTHAKSGDIKWLEGKDNELVYEQNGYIYLLDAASGKSRQLNINVVGDFPWAETRSENVTSQATSVSLSPTGKRILLEARGDIFTVPVENGDPRNLTRSSGTADRRPLWSPDGREIAWFSDKDGKGYALYITDQEGTREPRKIALGDSKLAWDPAWSPNSKYIAFTDNTTTLKVLEVATGNITTADIGGNNLDRGNMGLTWSPDSKWLAYTKSANNNFRRIMVWSADSKKTTPLSDPLADAISPAWDLNGRYLYFLASTNVALGSGWANTSSQQARPTFGVYMTILRKEDPNPFPLKSDEEPDTTSRPATKDTSTFKGVRIDWVQLDRRIISMPIPVGNYDGLLTGPKGSLLVVSGPTLNKYTVADKKLEELVKGGSQFAVSANGEKLLFKAGPNWRVVSTVKVPGPTEGMLAMNLRMELNRLEEWKQIFTEAWRYQRDYFYDRNMHGRDWQEVWDTYSPLIPYIRHRADLTYLLDQLGGEVSVGHSFVFGGNFPDVDTTRVGVLGADLVQDDGRWKIKRIYTTESWNPGLVAPLAQPNLKVQEGDYILAINGEALTTAVDPYQLLNATARMQTTLLINNKPGTEGAWTIKVQPIESENALRQQAWVEDNRRKVDELSNGKLAYVWVPNTGGPGFNNFNRYYFAQQDKQGAVIDERFNGGGLLDDYMVDLMVRRLRASLTNEVPNGTPFRLPAGILGPKVLLINELAGSGGDFFPWVFRQQKVGPLIGARTWGGLVKSSVHYPFIDGGAMTAPDNGVFDPIHGEWIAENKGVPPDIEQKISAIAVSQGKDLQLERAVAEALKLLEKEPWPAVKQPAYPTPAKKSL; encoded by the coding sequence ATGACAGCAAAAAAACTAGTACAAACTTTTTTCCTTTTCTCTCTAGCGCTTACCAGTAGTCTTGGATATGCGCAAGGCACGCGCCTGTTGCGTCAGCCAAGCCTGAGTGCTACAGAAGTGGCTTTTGCCTATGGAGGTGATATCTGGGTGGCTTCAAAAGCTGGTGGCGATGCCCGCCGCATCACCAGCACACCGGCTGTAGAAACCACACCTTGTTTTTCGCCCGATGGCAAATGGATTGCCTTTAGCTCTAACCGCTCCGGCGTAGCGCAGGTGTATGTGGTACCGGCACAGGGTGGCAGTCCCACGCGGCTGACCTGGTATCCTTCTGCAGCTACTGTACGGGGATGGACACCCGACGGGAAAAATATTCTCTATGCCTCTGGCCGGGAAAACGCGCCCACGCCCTATAACCGCCTATGGACAGTACCAGTTACTGGCGGTCCCTCTGTAATGCTTCCCGCTCCCTGGGGTTTTGACGGTCATTATTCACCCGACGGCCGCCAACTGATTGTAGACAGAATGAGCCGCTGGGACGTAGAGTTCCGGCACTATCGTGGCGGACAAAATACAGCACTTCAAGTACTGGATCTGAAAACATTAAAAGAGCAGTCAGTACCTACGGAAGGCAGTACCGACATACAACCGCTTTGGCTCAATCAGGATATCTACTTCCTATCTGATCGCGACTTTATCATGAACGTATGGGCATACAACCCATCTACAGCTGCCATACGACAAGTAACCCACGCCAAATCCGGTGATATTAAATGGCTGGAGGGCAAGGACAACGAGCTGGTGTATGAGCAGAACGGGTATATCTACTTGCTAGATGCAGCATCAGGTAAGAGCCGCCAACTAAACATCAATGTAGTGGGCGACTTCCCCTGGGCGGAAACCCGCTCAGAAAATGTTACGAGTCAGGCCACCAGTGTGTCACTATCACCTACGGGTAAACGTATTTTATTGGAAGCCAGAGGCGACATCTTTACGGTGCCTGTTGAAAATGGTGATCCGCGCAACCTGACACGCAGTTCGGGTACTGCCGACCGACGCCCTTTATGGTCGCCTGATGGTAGAGAGATTGCCTGGTTCTCCGATAAAGACGGCAAAGGATACGCACTGTACATCACCGATCAGGAAGGCACGCGCGAGCCGCGCAAGATTGCGCTTGGTGATAGCAAGCTGGCCTGGGATCCGGCTTGGTCACCCAATAGTAAGTACATTGCATTCACCGATAATACAACAACGCTGAAAGTGCTGGAGGTGGCCACAGGCAACATAACCACGGCAGATATTGGCGGCAACAACTTAGACAGGGGCAATATGGGTCTAACCTGGTCGCCCGATAGCAAATGGCTGGCCTATACGAAGTCGGCCAACAACAACTTCCGCCGTATTATGGTGTGGTCGGCCGATAGTAAAAAAACAACACCACTCAGTGACCCACTGGCCGATGCCATATCTCCAGCGTGGGATTTGAATGGACGCTACCTCTACTTCCTGGCTAGCACCAATGTGGCACTAGGGTCCGGTTGGGCTAATACCAGCTCACAACAGGCAAGACCCACTTTTGGTGTGTACATGACCATCCTGCGCAAAGAAGACCCCAACCCCTTTCCACTAAAAAGTGATGAAGAGCCTGATACAACCAGCCGGCCCGCTACAAAAGATACCAGCACATTTAAAGGCGTCCGTATCGACTGGGTACAATTGGACAGACGCATTATTTCCATGCCCATTCCTGTAGGCAACTACGATGGCTTGCTGACCGGTCCGAAAGGTAGCCTGCTAGTAGTATCCGGCCCCACACTTAACAAATACACGGTCGCCGATAAGAAGCTGGAAGAATTGGTAAAAGGTGGTTCACAGTTTGCCGTGTCGGCCAATGGTGAAAAATTGCTGTTCAAAGCGGGTCCCAATTGGCGCGTGGTCTCTACGGTAAAAGTGCCTGGCCCTACGGAAGGTATGCTGGCGATGAACCTGCGCATGGAGTTGAACCGCCTTGAGGAGTGGAAGCAGATCTTCACAGAAGCCTGGCGCTACCAACGCGACTATTTTTACGATCGCAATATGCACGGCAGGGACTGGCAGGAAGTGTGGGATACCTATTCTCCTTTGATCCCTTATATCCGACACCGTGCCGATCTAACGTACCTGTTGGACCAACTGGGTGGTGAAGTTTCTGTGGGGCACAGTTTTGTATTTGGTGGCAACTTCCCTGATGTAGATACCACACGTGTGGGTGTATTAGGTGCCGACCTGGTACAGGATGATGGCCGCTGGAAGATCAAACGGATCTATACAACCGAAAGCTGGAACCCTGGCCTAGTTGCACCGTTGGCTCAACCCAACCTGAAAGTGCAGGAAGGGGATTATATCTTAGCCATTAATGGGGAAGCATTAACAACAGCTGTTGATCCTTACCAGTTACTGAACGCAACAGCGCGGATGCAAACCACCTTGCTCATCAACAACAAGCCGGGTACAGAAGGTGCCTGGACGATCAAAGTGCAGCCCATTGAATCGGAGAATGCGTTACGCCAGCAGGCATGGGTAGAAGACAATCGCCGCAAAGTAGACGAATTATCCAATGGCAAGCTGGCCTACGTATGGGTGCCGAATACAGGTGGCCCTGGCTTCAACAATTTCAACCGTTACTATTTTGCACAGCAAGACAAGCAAGGTGCAGTGATCGATGAACGCTTTAATGGTGGTGGATTATTGGATGACTATATGGTAGACCTGATGGTACGCCGCCTTCGTGCTTCATTGACCAATGAAGTACCAAACGGCACTCCCTTCCGCCTGCCAGCAGGTATATTGGGCCCCAAGGTTTTATTGATCAATGAACTGGCCGGCTCTGGTGGTGATTTCTTCCCATGGGTATTTCGCCAGCAAAAGGTAGGACCATTGATCGGTGCCCGTACCTGGGGTGGGCTAGTGAAATCTTCTGTGCATTATCCCTTTATCGATGGCGGTGCTATGACAGCCCCTGATAATGGCGTGTTTGATCCAATCCATGGAGAATGGATTGCTGAAAATAAGGGCGTGCCACCAGATATTGAACAGAAGATTTCAGCCATAGCGGTATCACAAGGCAAGGATCTGCAGCTGGAAAGAGCCGTAGCAGAAGCCTTGAAATTATTAGAGAAAGAACCGTGGCCTGCTGTTAAGCAACCGGCGTATCCCACGCCTGCCAAAAAGAGTTTGTAA
- a CDS encoding YeiH family protein has translation MVDRIVKVKLHRNPLKPFLDRSVTAREVIFLLAVVFCLSPLISAPIALLLGLAIGQFIGHPYPHLNHKVTSILLQASVVGLGFGMDVNSALKAGKEGVMFTLVSIVGTLLVGFVLGRLLKIEKKTSFLIATGTAICGGSAIAAVSPVIKAEEKQISVALGTIFILNTVALFLFPFIGHLLNLSQTQFGLWSAIAIHDTSSVVGSASKYGEQALAVATTVKLTRALWIIPVAFLSTFLFRSKGGKVKIPYFIGLFVLAMIANTYIPFLQSNSHYLTGFAKAGLTLTLFLIGCGLNSKMLQSVGMKPLIQGVVLWILISAVALWAVMSLAG, from the coding sequence ATGGTAGATCGTATAGTGAAGGTCAAATTGCATCGCAATCCTCTGAAACCCTTTTTAGACCGCAGCGTAACCGCAAGAGAAGTTATTTTCTTATTGGCAGTTGTTTTCTGCCTATCTCCACTTATTTCAGCTCCCATAGCGCTACTTCTGGGCCTGGCAATTGGGCAGTTCATTGGTCATCCCTATCCCCATCTTAATCATAAAGTGACATCTATTTTGTTGCAGGCTTCCGTGGTAGGTTTGGGCTTTGGTATGGATGTGAATAGTGCGCTAAAAGCTGGTAAAGAGGGAGTGATGTTTACCCTAGTCTCTATTGTTGGTACCTTGTTGGTAGGTTTTGTATTGGGTAGATTATTGAAGATCGAAAAGAAAACATCTTTTCTCATTGCTACAGGTACAGCCATTTGCGGTGGTAGCGCCATAGCAGCTGTTTCTCCTGTTATCAAAGCAGAAGAAAAACAGATATCAGTGGCATTGGGAACCATTTTTATTTTAAATACCGTTGCCTTATTTCTCTTTCCTTTCATTGGCCACTTACTCAACTTGTCGCAAACACAATTTGGACTGTGGAGTGCTATCGCTATTCATGACACTAGTTCAGTGGTAGGGTCCGCCAGCAAATATGGCGAGCAAGCGTTGGCCGTAGCTACAACCGTAAAACTTACCAGAGCACTTTGGATTATCCCAGTAGCATTTTTGTCTACTTTTCTTTTCAGGAGCAAGGGAGGGAAAGTGAAGATTCCCTATTTCATTGGTTTGTTTGTGCTGGCCATGATAGCCAATACCTATATTCCTTTTTTACAATCTAATAGCCATTACCTGACTGGCTTTGCAAAGGCTGGCCTTACACTAACACTCTTTCTCATTGGCTGCGGCTTAAACAGTAAGATGCTGCAATCCGTTGGTATGAAGCCCTTGATACAAGGCGTTGTGTTGTGGATACTAATTTCCGCAGTAGCACTTTGGGCCGTAATGAGTTTGGCAGGCTAA
- a CDS encoding LysR family transcriptional regulator, translating into MFDFRLQVFYTVAKRLSFTKAAEELYITQPAVTKHIHELEHQFKLKLFERNGNKIAMTAAGKILLKHTEELHALYRNMEFEMNALAQKHSGRLRIGASTTVAQYVLPPILASFRQRFNEVVITLTSGNTEQIEKSLLNNEIDIGIIEGSSKNKSIQYQPYSKDEIVLVTSVANPVVRKEAIKIDELKTLPLLLREPGSGTLEVIAKALKLVGIKLSDLKVEMQLNSSESMKAYLFNSSCTAFLSVHAVFKELQLGEFRIVDIKGLSIERPFYIIQPHGQSSALGQLFIRFANQYNLK; encoded by the coding sequence ATGTTCGATTTTCGTTTACAAGTGTTTTATACGGTAGCCAAACGGTTAAGCTTCACCAAGGCCGCAGAAGAATTATATATTACGCAACCGGCTGTTACCAAACATATACATGAACTGGAGCACCAGTTTAAGCTCAAGCTCTTTGAACGCAATGGCAATAAAATAGCTATGACTGCTGCCGGAAAGATCTTGTTGAAACACACCGAGGAGCTACATGCCCTCTATCGTAACATGGAGTTTGAGATGAATGCCCTGGCACAAAAACACAGCGGTCGGCTACGCATTGGTGCAAGCACTACTGTCGCTCAATATGTGTTGCCGCCAATCCTGGCTTCTTTTCGTCAACGGTTCAATGAAGTGGTAATTACATTGACCAGTGGCAACACAGAACAAATAGAAAAGAGTTTATTGAACAATGAGATCGACATCGGCATTATTGAGGGGTCATCTAAAAACAAGTCTATACAATATCAACCCTATTCAAAAGATGAAATTGTACTAGTGACGAGTGTGGCTAATCCTGTGGTACGGAAAGAGGCGATTAAGATTGACGAATTAAAAACTCTTCCTCTTCTTTTGCGGGAACCCGGGTCCGGGACTTTAGAGGTAATTGCGAAAGCCTTAAAACTTGTGGGTATCAAGCTTTCCGACCTAAAGGTGGAAATGCAGCTAAATAGCAGCGAAAGCATGAAAGCCTATCTGTTCAATAGCTCATGTACAGCATTTCTATCTGTACATGCTGTATTCAAAGAATTGCAACTAGGAGAATTCCGAATTGTTGATATAAAGGGCTTATCTATTGAACGTCCGTTCTATATCATTCAACCACACGGACAGTCTTCTGCCCTTGGTCAGCTATTTATTCGTTTTGCTAATCAGTATAACTTAAAGTAA
- a CDS encoding DUF4342 domain-containing protein produces the protein MATNAKDYFTTTGENLVNKVKELIKEGNVRKVTILDHEGKELMSFPLTIGVVGTVLAPVLAAIGAMAALIGECSIKVERTDKVV, from the coding sequence ATGGCTACCAATGCAAAAGATTATTTTACTACAACCGGTGAAAATCTGGTGAACAAAGTAAAAGAACTGATTAAAGAAGGAAATGTCAGAAAAGTTACCATTCTTGACCACGAAGGCAAAGAGCTAATGTCTTTTCCACTGACTATTGGTGTAGTAGGCACTGTTTTGGCACCCGTTTTAGCAGCCATAGGCGCAATGGCTGCACTGATTGGTGAATGCAGTATCAAGGTAGAAAGAACAGATAAAGTCGTTTGA
- a CDS encoding c-type cytochrome, with product MKRFIRQTILANIILLMALTLSIARCKENTNNSVEKSTPIDTKEKIDGNEAEIDLYNLLHGKDSLSSIIVDIDYDPYFNTKKKYKGFLINDVIALAIKKYGLDTTNKLVFFECKDGYAPFMDISKVVSTRNGYIVFKDLDEKNAKNWNDSLIGKFSPYYLVWKNLPKDDASYVWPFGLTKLTLTEINEVYNAILPTGNQSVMKGFDLFTNTCIRCHSINQIGGTMGPEFNGPKNITEYWKEDDIINFAKDPKSYRYNSRMPPITKLSDADFRDIISYLKQMKMYKL from the coding sequence ATGAAACGATTTATCCGACAGACCATACTGGCCAATATTATTTTACTGATGGCTTTAACACTTTCTATAGCAAGGTGTAAAGAAAATACGAACAATAGCGTTGAGAAAAGTACACCAATAGATACAAAAGAAAAGATAGATGGTAATGAAGCAGAGATCGACTTATACAACCTACTACATGGCAAGGATAGCCTGAGTTCGATAATAGTGGATATTGATTATGACCCCTATTTCAATACTAAGAAAAAATACAAGGGTTTTCTGATAAATGATGTAATTGCCTTGGCCATCAAGAAGTATGGCTTAGACACAACGAATAAGCTAGTATTTTTTGAATGTAAAGATGGGTATGCGCCATTTATGGATATTTCAAAAGTAGTTAGTACCAGAAATGGCTACATCGTCTTTAAAGATTTGGACGAAAAAAATGCAAAGAACTGGAATGACTCACTGATCGGAAAGTTTAGTCCTTACTACCTGGTTTGGAAAAACCTACCAAAAGATGATGCGAGTTATGTATGGCCCTTTGGTTTAACTAAGTTAACGCTAACAGAAATCAATGAGGTGTATAATGCCATTCTACCTACCGGCAACCAAAGTGTGATGAAGGGTTTTGATCTATTCACAAACACCTGCATCCGGTGTCACTCCATTAATCAAATTGGAGGCACTATGGGGCCTGAATTTAATGGCCCGAAAAATATTACAGAGTATTGGAAGGAAGATGATATCATCAACTTTGCAAAAGATCCAAAAAGCTATCGCTATAATAGTCGTATGCCGCCAATAACAAAATTGAGTGATGCTGATTTTAGGGATATTATCAGCTACCTAAAACAAATGAAGATGTACAAGCTGTAA
- a CDS encoding GDCCVxC domain-containing (seleno)protein yields the protein MEIITSSTITCPHCGFQKEEEMPIDACQYFYKCTNCETVLKPKTGDCCVYCSYGTVKCPPIQMNKSCCSK from the coding sequence ATGGAAATTATTACAAGTTCCACGATCACCTGTCCTCACTGTGGGTTTCAAAAAGAAGAAGAGATGCCTATTGACGCTTGTCAATACTTCTACAAGTGTACCAACTGTGAAACAGTTCTAAAGCCAAAGACAGGTGACTGTTGCGTGTATTGCAGTTATGGTACGGTCAAGTGTCCACCTATTCAGATGAATAAATCTTGCTGTTCTAAATAA
- the merTP gene encoding mercuric transport protein MerTP — translation MVRNKSASLGLLSSLAASLCCFTPLVAALGGVSGVASTFSWIEPARPYLIGSSVLLLGLAWFQRLRPVKRDDCGCEVSKKQSILQSNGFLAVVTVLAVLLMTFPSYAHVFYAKKKPVEAVATTPTASLKEVEFAVKGMGCASCEPEVESAVGKLAGIQNVKASAVKKNTVVQFDPTKTTIEDIRNAINSTGYTVQNVKR, via the coding sequence ATGGTCAGAAACAAGTCGGCATCTCTCGGTCTATTGAGCTCGCTTGCTGCATCCTTGTGTTGTTTTACACCCCTGGTGGCGGCATTAGGTGGCGTATCGGGAGTGGCGTCTACCTTCTCCTGGATCGAACCCGCTCGGCCCTATCTTATTGGTAGTTCTGTTTTATTGCTTGGACTAGCTTGGTTCCAGAGACTGCGCCCTGTAAAGCGTGATGACTGCGGTTGTGAGGTGTCTAAAAAACAGAGTATCCTCCAGTCAAATGGATTCCTTGCTGTTGTAACTGTTCTTGCCGTGTTGTTAATGACATTCCCTTCCTATGCCCATGTGTTTTATGCGAAAAAGAAACCTGTAGAAGCAGTCGCCACTACGCCAACTGCTTCATTAAAAGAAGTGGAGTTTGCTGTGAAAGGAATGGGCTGTGCAAGCTGTGAACCGGAAGTGGAATCTGCTGTTGGAAAACTCGCTGGCATACAAAATGTAAAAGCATCTGCAGTTAAGAAGAACACAGTGGTTCAGTTTGATCCAACAAAGACCACTATAGAAGATATCCGGAATGCAATTAACAGCACCGGGTACACTGTTCAAAACGTAAAACGGTAA
- a CDS encoding protoglobin domain-containing protein encodes MEHTKTKEQIKGYTYGEVAPSPFTLNDLELLKKTVLFSSEDEQYLRLAGEVLRDQVDAVLNLWYSFVGSNEHLLRYFTTNGQPDLDYLAAVRDRFGQWIIDLCTRPFDQDWLNYQHEIALRHHSAKKNQTDGVNSVPIINHRYIVAFIYPITATIKSFLGKKEHDTETVEKMYNAWFKAVTLTAVLWTYPYVHTNEF; translated from the coding sequence ATGGAACACACCAAGACAAAAGAACAGATCAAGGGCTATACTTATGGAGAAGTTGCGCCTTCACCTTTCACGCTCAATGATCTGGAATTGCTCAAAAAGACAGTCCTCTTTTCCAGTGAGGACGAACAGTACTTGCGTCTGGCCGGCGAAGTGCTCCGCGACCAAGTAGATGCTGTGCTGAACCTGTGGTACAGCTTTGTAGGCAGTAACGAACACCTATTACGCTATTTCACCACAAATGGTCAGCCCGACCTCGACTACCTGGCCGCTGTAAGAGATCGCTTTGGACAGTGGATCATAGATCTCTGCACCAGGCCCTTTGATCAAGACTGGCTGAATTATCAGCACGAGATCGCTCTCCGCCACCACAGCGCCAAAAAGAACCAGACCGACGGTGTTAACAGTGTACCTATCATTAACCACCGCTACATAGTAGCTTTTATTTATCCTATAACGGCTACCATTAAGTCATTTTTAGGCAAAAAAGAACACGATACCGAGACAGTGGAGAAAATGTACAATGCCTGGTTCAAGGCGGTGACGCTGACAGCGGTTCTGTGGACTTACCCCTATGTGCATACCAATGAATTCTGA